A DNA window from Mastacembelus armatus chromosome 11, fMasArm1.2, whole genome shotgun sequence contains the following coding sequences:
- the LOC113126699 gene encoding LOW QUALITY PROTEIN: homocysteine-responsive endoplasmic reticulum-resident ubiquitin-like domain member 2 protein (The sequence of the model RefSeq protein was modified relative to this genomic sequence to represent the inferred CDS: deleted 1 base in 1 codon): MDQAVVDSPVTLVIRAPNQKYDDQTINCYQNWTVEKLKAHLSDVYPSKPSSKDQRLVYSGKLLLDHFTLKDVLRKQDEYHMLHLVCASRTPPSSPKPPRSRGNKPQENLATPTLLHNPNNPAPGQHGQPSTGESGNGLGQRAGPFSYHQMDPQFMQSWNQYLAAAAPTNPRAHYNPMTLMWWQQLYAWQYYMHYHLLAASSQHLRPDQTSPQSNQPNPLSQRPQADRRGNPEVQMNAQGGEILNEEELNRDWLDWVYTFSRAAILLSIVYFYSSFSRFVMVSMAMLVLYLHQAGWFPVNIENELHLPGDRPNQDDVEGDLQNHDFQEMEGAMDDGSDDERESGEEGAEDANSAPNTGFLSSTWSFIITFFMSLIPEGLPNAAN; the protein is encoded by the exons ATGGATCAAGCTGTTGTGGACAGTCCGGTAACCCTTGTCATCAGGGCTCCCAACCAGAAGTACGATGACCAGACCATTAACTGTTACCAGAACTGGACTGTGGAGAAACTCAAAGCACACCTGTCAGATGTGTATCCCAGTAAGCCA aGCTCCAAAGACCAGAGGCTGGTGTATTCTGGGAAGCTGCTTTTGGATCACTTTACCTTAAAGGATGTGCTTCGAAAA CAGGATGAGTACCATATGCTTCATCTAGTGTGTGCATCACGAACCCCTCCCAGTTCCCCAAAG CCCCCCCGCAGCCGCGGTAACAAGCCTCAGGAGAACTTGGCCACTCCCACG CTCCTTCACAACCCAAACAACCCTGCCCCTGGTCAACATGGTCAGCCGTCTACAGGGGAGAGCGGTAATGGACTCGGTCAACGAGCTGGACCCTTCTCTTACCACCAGATGGATCCACAATTTATGCAGAG CTGGAATCAGTACTTAGCAGCAGCTGCTCCCACAAACCCACGTGCCCATTACAATCCCATGACACTAATGTGGTGGCAGCAGTTGTATGCCTGGCAGTACTACATGCATTA tCATTTGCTGGCAGCCTCCTCTCAGCATCTCAGGCCAGACCAGACTTCACCCCAGTCTAACCAGCCTAATCCCCTTAGCCAGCGGCCGCAAGCAGATCGCCGTGGCAACCCAGAGGTCCAGATGAACGCCCAAGGAGGCGAGATCCTGAATGAGGAGGAGCTAAACCGGGATTGGCTGGACTGGGTCTACACATTTTCACGGGCTGCAATCTTACTCAGCATAGTCTACTTCTACTCTTCCTTCAGCCGCTTTGTCATGGTGTCGATGGCCATGCTGGTGCTTTACCT GCACCAGGCTGGCTGGTTTCCTGTCAACATAGAGAACGAACTCCATCTCCCTGGAGACAGACCCAATCAGGACGATGTAGAGGGAGACCTACAAAACCACGACTTCCAAGAAATG GAGGGAGCGATGGACGACGGCTCAGATGATGAAAGGGAAAGCGGAGAGGAAGGAGCTGAAGATGCTAACAGTGCCCCCAACACAGGCTTCCTGTCGTCCACGTGGTCATTCATCATAACCTTCTTCATGTCACTCATCCCAGAGGGACTGCCAAACGCTGCTAACTGA